Genomic DNA from Methanofollis sp. W23:
GACCCCCACACAAAGGGGAGAGGCGGGGGCGGCCATTCGGGGATCGTCCCCGCGTGGTGTGATCCAGATACCCAGGAGTCCCACGACCAGGTTCATTGCGTATGAGTGAATCCAGAGTTCATGCCAGACTCTACAGTGCCATCATCCAGGGACTGTTCCCCTCTCCTGTCCATCGACGAAGGGGGCCACATCGCCCCCCGAGATCTCTTCACGGCCAGGGAAAGCATTTTATTGCAATCTCTGGATAGAGGGGTACGGTTACAGGCCTTCTGCATGGCCTGAGCGGGGGGACAATGGCCAGGCTCTGTCTTGGTTTTGAGGTACACCAGCCGTTCCGTCTCAATCCTGAATTCAGACCTGAGATGGCGAAGGGACGGCGAGACCTGGAGAAGTATTACTTTGCTCCATCGAACCAGGAGAACCTCGGCCGCGTGGCCGAACGGTGTTACCTCCCGGCGACCGAGATCCTGCTCGACGCCCTGGACGACGGGTTGCGGTGCGCCCTCTCCTTTTCAGGGACGGTTCTCGAACAACTCGAACGCTGGAGCCCTGACACCCTCGCCCTCTTCGCCGAGGCGGGACGTCACCCTCACACCGAGGTCCTGGCCCAGACTTATTATCATAGCCTGGTCGGGTTCTTTGAGGAGCCCACCGAATTTGTCGGGCAGGTGCAGATGCATGCCAGGCTGATGGAAGACCTCTTCGGGAAAAAACCTCGGGTGGCCGAGAATACCGAGTTCGCCCTGAACAATACCCTTGCCGCCGCCGTCCGCGACCTCGGGTACCTGGCTGTGTACACCGAAGGGGCCGGGTGGGTGCTCGGGGAACAGAGCCCCAACGAACCCTACACCTGCCAGGGGCTCCAGGTCCTGATGCGCAACTGCCCGCTCTCAGACGATATCGGGTTTCGGTTCTCATGGGAGGCATGGGATAAGTATCCGCTCGCTCCTGAGACCTATGCCTGGTGGGTCGCCGCCTCGCCAGGCACCTGCGCCCATGTCTTCCTCGACTACGAGACCTTCGGCGAGCACCACCAGGCCGGGACCGGGATCTTCACCTTCCTCGAAGATCTCTACCCGGCCCTGGAGGACGCCGGGGTTGCCTGCCTCCTCCCCTCCGAGGCCGCGGCTCTCCCGTCCGCCGGCGACCTGGATCTCCCGTGGATGGTCTCCTGGGCCGACATGGAGAAGGACGGGTCGGCCTGGCTCGGCAACCCGCGGCAGAGGAGCGCGTTCTTCGCCCTCGAACAGGCCCAGGCACGGACACGGCGCCCTGACCTCTGGCGATACTTCGGGACGAGCGACCACTTCTATTATCTCTCCTCAAAAGACGGGGCCTGCGGGGACGTGCACACCTATTTCTGTCCAGACGACCTGGACGGCCAGACCGGGGCCTACGAGGTCTACATGCGCGTGCTCTCGCACCTCGACTCCCGCAGCCTCCCGCGTGGACGGCAGGCGCTCGCCTCGGTCCCGGCAGAGAAGGCCTTCCACTTCTTCTTTCCTGACGGAAGTTACACCGGACGATCGGCCCACAGCCTCCTTGAGTTCTGGCGCATCCTCCCTGAGATCCCTGAGGTGTCGGTCCTCTGGCACCTCCACCGCGGCGACTATGCCAGATGGCTGGAGGGCGTTTTTGGAGAGCGGCGCCTGGCACACGCCGTCGCCGCATGCCTCACGCCAGGAGAGGTCAGGGACACCGTAGAGCGGAGGTGGTCTGAACTATGCAGAGACTGAAGATCGCCGTCTTCTGCTGGGAATCGCTCCACGGCCTCAGGGTCGGCGGACTCGCCCCCGCGGCGACCAATCTTGCCGAGGCCCTTGCCCGCGGCCATGAGGTCCATTTCTTTACCAGGGGGGAAGGGCCAGACAAGAAGAACGGGGTCATATATCACTACTGCGACCCGAAGGGTGCGAACATCGTTGAGTTCTGCCGTGACCTCTCGATGCGCTCTCTCCGCCTCTTCAAGAAGGCCGACTCCCCGCCCTTCGACCTCCTCCACTTCCATGACTGGCATTTCGTGGAAGCCCTCCATCGTCTCAAGAACCGCAAGACCGTCCTCTCCTTTCACTCCACCGAATATGGAAGAAACGGGAACAAGAAGGGAGGATGGTGGGAGTTTCGCGAGATCTCAGGGAAGGAGTGGTATGGGGCCTATATTGCCGGACGGGTGGTCACGGTCTCAGAGACCCTGCGGCGCGAGGTGATGGACCTGTACCATGTGCCCCACTGGAAGGTGGACGTGGTCAGGAACGGGATCGACCCCGAGCACTATGGCCGCGGGGTCGACCGGGGCGAGGTGAAGCAGGAGTACGGGATCCATCCCTATGCCCCTCTGGTCTTCTTCGGCGGGCGTCTGGTCTACCAGAAGGGGCCTGACCTCCTTGTCAAGGCGATCCCTTCGGTCCTGAAGAATCGGTGGGACACGCAGTTCGTCTTTGCCGGGGAAGGCGACATGCGCCACTGGCTCGACCGCCGCCTCAGGGACGCCCCGGCGCAGGTCCTCGGCTACGTGGAGGAACCTGAATTTGTCAGGCTCCTCAATGCCGCGGATATCGTCGCCATCCCAAGCAGAAACGAACCCTTCGGGCTGATCCTCACCGAGGCATGGAGTGCCGAACGGTGTGTCGTCGCCTCAGATGTCGGCGGGCTTTCCGAGAATATCGAGCACTTCGTGGACGGGGTGAAGGTGCCGGTCTCGTCGCGGGGGGTCGCCGACGGGATCAATGCCGTGATCGGCGACCATGACCTCTGCACCACGCTTGGACGGCGGGGGCGGGAGAAGGTGGAGCGGGAGTTCAGGTGGGACGCCGTGGCCGGGAAGATGCTTGAGGTCTACCAGAAGGTGCTCTGAATGGAAGGGAGGCACGGGACGAGAAAAATAATATCGCCAGGTGATCCCTTCAGGGACTGGGTGGTCTCCCTCTTCGACGGCCAGGTCCGCGACCCCGCCTGTTGCCTGACGGTCTCGCAGATCAGGCCGGCGTCGCACATGGTCTGTCGGTGCACCTCTGATGGAGGGGATCTGGACGTCGTCGTCAAGTTCTTCGCCGAACCGACCGGGAAAATTCGCGAGTACGACCCAGAACGGGCGATGAAAAGGGAGTACCGTATGCTCAAAAAAGCGCAGAAGGCCGGGGTGCCGGTCGCGCAACCGCTCGCGGTGAACAGGACCTTCAAGTGCGCCCTGGTCACCGCCTATGTCCCAGGCACCCCTCTCGGAGTCCATATCACAGACTGCTCGTCCCTCTACTCCAGGCTCTCGGCAGTGGCCGGAGTGATGCGACTCCTCCATGCCAGGAGATCGTCGTCATATGAGAAGGCGAGAGAGTTCTCGACCTTTCACGACGTCCTCGACCAGGTCGAACTCTCCCAACGGAAGCGGGGGCGTTTCAACGACCTGCTCGGGGCATGGTGGCACTCGGGAGACCTCGACCGGCGCCGCGGATGCATGATCCACCGCGACGCCACCCCGGCAAATTATCTTTTCCAGGGCGAGCAGGTGACGGCCATCGACTTCGAGAGTGCCTGGACGCGTGCCCATCCGGTCCACGACCTCGGGGTGTTCTGCGCCGAGATGAAATCTCTCTTCAGGGAACAGTATGGCGACCCCAGTGCCGCCGAGCCATATATCGGTCATCTTCTCAGGGAGTACGCTGGTTCGTCGGCCGAGTTCGAGGGAGTCGTTGCGGCGCTCCCGTTCTTCATGGCCCTTGGCTACCTGCGGACTGCCAGGCTGGACCTCGGCGAGAAGGACCAGCGCTGGCTGATCAAGGAGGCTGAACGATGTTTGAGACGCCCGTAGACCTTGAAAGAGTCGAAGGGGTACTCTTCGACTGTTATGATACCCTGCTCGATGTCAGCACCGATGAGCGGAGCCTTGACCCGTACCGCCATCTCAGCGCCTGGGCGGCGTACCAGGGGGTGCGCATCACCCCTGAGACACTGCGCAAGGAATACCGGCGGCGGGTGGCGGAGGCGATGGAGGCGGTCGACGAGGAGTATCCTGACGTGAGGGTGGAGGAGGTCTTTGCCGGGATCTGCCAGGACTATGCGATCTGGCCGGTCGAATTCGCCGACCTCGGCGTCCACTTTGCCAGGTCATTCAGGGCGGCGACTGCCAGAAAGATCTGTGCTTTCCCGAGGACCCGTCACCTCCTCTCGGCCTTCGACGGCTATCGTCTGGGCGTCGTCTCCAATGGGCAGCGAGTCTTCTCTGAGATCGAACT
This window encodes:
- a CDS encoding glycoside hydrolase family 57 protein; the protein is MARLCLGFEVHQPFRLNPEFRPEMAKGRRDLEKYYFAPSNQENLGRVAERCYLPATEILLDALDDGLRCALSFSGTVLEQLERWSPDTLALFAEAGRHPHTEVLAQTYYHSLVGFFEEPTEFVGQVQMHARLMEDLFGKKPRVAENTEFALNNTLAAAVRDLGYLAVYTEGAGWVLGEQSPNEPYTCQGLQVLMRNCPLSDDIGFRFSWEAWDKYPLAPETYAWWVAASPGTCAHVFLDYETFGEHHQAGTGIFTFLEDLYPALEDAGVACLLPSEAAALPSAGDLDLPWMVSWADMEKDGSAWLGNPRQRSAFFALEQAQARTRRPDLWRYFGTSDHFYYLSSKDGACGDVHTYFCPDDLDGQTGAYEVYMRVLSHLDSRSLPRGRQALASVPAEKAFHFFFPDGSYTGRSAHSLLEFWRILPEIPEVSVLWHLHRGDYARWLEGVFGERRLAHAVAACLTPGEVRDTVERRWSELCRD
- a CDS encoding glycosyltransferase family 4 protein — encoded protein: MQRLKIAVFCWESLHGLRVGGLAPAATNLAEALARGHEVHFFTRGEGPDKKNGVIYHYCDPKGANIVEFCRDLSMRSLRLFKKADSPPFDLLHFHDWHFVEALHRLKNRKTVLSFHSTEYGRNGNKKGGWWEFREISGKEWYGAYIAGRVVTVSETLRREVMDLYHVPHWKVDVVRNGIDPEHYGRGVDRGEVKQEYGIHPYAPLVFFGGRLVYQKGPDLLVKAIPSVLKNRWDTQFVFAGEGDMRHWLDRRLRDAPAQVLGYVEEPEFVRLLNAADIVAIPSRNEPFGLILTEAWSAERCVVASDVGGLSENIEHFVDGVKVPVSSRGVADGINAVIGDHDLCTTLGRRGREKVEREFRWDAVAGKMLEVYQKVL
- a CDS encoding phosphotransferase, with the translated sequence MEGRHGTRKIISPGDPFRDWVVSLFDGQVRDPACCLTVSQIRPASHMVCRCTSDGGDLDVVVKFFAEPTGKIREYDPERAMKREYRMLKKAQKAGVPVAQPLAVNRTFKCALVTAYVPGTPLGVHITDCSSLYSRLSAVAGVMRLLHARRSSSYEKAREFSTFHDVLDQVELSQRKRGRFNDLLGAWWHSGDLDRRRGCMIHRDATPANYLFQGEQVTAIDFESAWTRAHPVHDLGVFCAEMKSLFREQYGDPSAAEPYIGHLLREYAGSSAEFEGVVAALPFFMALGYLRTARLDLGEKDQRWLIKEAERCLRRP
- a CDS encoding HAD family hydrolase yields the protein MFETPVDLERVEGVLFDCYDTLLDVSTDERSLDPYRHLSAWAAYQGVRITPETLRKEYRRRVAEAMEAVDEEYPDVRVEEVFAGICQDYAIWPVEFADLGVHFARSFRAATARKICAFPRTRHLLSAFDGYRLGVVSNGQRVFSEIELRMFGLYPFFDAVVFSSDIRCKKPDRRIFYVALDRLGIKPHEALFIGDSEKNDIFPSRELGMQALHIKEAWALFAV